The Drosophila sulfurigaster albostrigata strain 15112-1811.04 chromosome 3, ASM2355843v2, whole genome shotgun sequence genomic sequence CGTGCACTAGCATTTAAGAGGCAGTCGGACAGTTGGATTTAACTTCACGACAATTACCAGACGGCTAAGAAGATGGGAAAGAAAGGTCAGGAGGGGAAGGGAGACCAGACAGGTGCAGACAAGACGCCAGTTGCGCTTGGCTGGTTCAGTGCTTGCGAGTCTGGTTTACTACTTGGCTGCCAGCCAGCCTGTTGCTACATAAAACGTTTTTAATGTGCGCACAAGGCACATTGACTTGCGACCCGGCAACTAAAAAGGTGAATAGCTGTTTGTTGCCTCACAGAACAGAATGCAGAACGTGCAGGCAACGTGCCATGGCCAAAGTAGTCTCCGATTTTCCACCTTCTGCAGCTTTTGCTTTGTCAAAGAGTTGACCTTCggaaaattgtgcaaaaatttCTATGCATGCCAAGCATCAATCCGACTATTGACATTTTCatcttgttttcatttgcttgTTTTGACTGCAAATCGCATTAACCTCCAGACACCATGAAAAATGGCTTTAGAATTGATACAATTATAGATGTCGTTGGTATTTCATGCTCAAATATAATTAGAATCCCCCtttgaacattttaagaaatgtTGACTAAAATCACCATGAAAATGGCTTTAGCTTTGATTGAATTATTGATATCGatggaatttttaatgaaaatataattagaatgcaaacaaataagacttagaaacaaatattaaatgttagcAGACATTTTtgatacataaattaaattgagtaGAAGGAAGATATTAAATCTGaccatatttaaattcatactATTTTATACTgatgaataattttaatttaaatcgatAGTTGCTAAGACTTATAACATTCTTAGCACACAGaaaccaaagcaaaaatgTGGGTTTCGATTTATAATTCggttataaatatgaattcagATACTCATGTTGGAATTCTTGGAATGCAGATGAAAATGGTTCGAGGTAATAAAGACATGCTCTGTAACTAGGCATTGgaattaaagaataaatactctgtataacataaatatgcgAAATATAgatgaaatcaaaaatcaattcaatcaaTCGTATGCTTCAATTACGCAAACTGTtgctaattaaacaaatataagcTCCTCATTACTGCGCAAAATGCAGTCGAAATTTTTATTAGCAATCATTTCGGTcgtaattaattttgcaaaactgttgcaaatatgttttaatattgaaatcaaCGCAGATGTGTTTGCCATGTTAAACAAGCGATTCACTTTGctgcccaaaagtatgcaacacaattAAAGCGCGTAATTTGAAGAGTCACCCTGTGCGAGATTTCAATGTCAAACACGCTGCGcgcaaaagtatgcaacatttggCGTGGCGGTGCGTATAAAAGGGAAATTAAGAGGTTTATGCATTAATAGCTACTTTTCGGCTGGCCAAACGTTAATAATGtggtttgtgtttgtttgctggcTTCCCACGCGTGCTAGTTCGAATCCTTTGCAGTTCTTCATTATTAACCGAAATGTTGCTCTGAGCTTtttctgcgtgtgtgtgtgtatgtgtgtgtttttggctGCAGAGGCGCgcgtgtttgttgtttggctttgtGGTTGGTACACGCAACGCCAACTGTTGATTTAGCGGCGTGGTCACGACCCagtctcttcctcttccttttCCACAtgctctccctctttctctcacaCTCTAATCTGACCCCACAccatgcgagtgtgtgtgtgtgcgttgtcaACGACAATGTCAGCCATTTTTGGCCCTGAGGACAGCTTTGGCTCCGGTAGGTTTCGGTTTTCATTTGGGTCTCTGTCGTTGGCAAGgcaattatattcaatttgcaCCTGTGACTCTGCCATCGCCGTCGTCGTCCCTTTAAAGTTGAATGCTAGCTTGTTGTGTTACGTTTGGGAATTTTGTGagtttgtaatttgtttttcaactggccaaaagtaaattataacTGGCGGGCTAATGAAATTTACAGCTATATTACgatgtaaatatatacaatatataatactacaaaACTGAAAGAGACAGAGCAGCAAGCACACGGGGAAGGAGTAGAGGagaatgagaaagagagagagagagtgggagtgtgtttgtgtttatatttAGGCAttcataacatatatattttgtcttCAGTTTCGCAtcggtttttgcttttgtacatctttttttttttgtttgcgtgctgtattctgtttttttgttttatgatttttaatgagttttcggggcaaaagttttgctggcaaacagcagcttcagcttcagcttttgcCTTTTGATTGCTGCTGCCTCAGCAAAGCAAACTTTGCACCCGGATTTCgattgagttgagttgcgttGAGTAGGGAAGAGCTGCCTTTATTTTACTCCGAGGGTTGTTTTTACGGCCCTCCTGTCGATATCAATGCCTTCATCATCTGCTTCTTCGGCTGTcgctgatgatgacgatgatggtTAACAGttagtttattgattttcttgCCTCAAAATCATAAGCAGATACATTGAACGGTTTCAAATAAGATGCGACGTCAGCAGACACGTTATCGCAGCGATTCGATTGCTgccagcagcagtggcagcggaACTGGAGCAACACGTAAACCATCTTTGGTCACTGCACCATCTTTGAGCAGTGCTTCGCCCACGCGCCGCGAATCGCTGGTCAAACCCACTTGGCAGCACATTACCCCAGGGCAGTTGCCAGTGAAAACGCTCGACAAGATCAATGGCATTGCCTCGGATGATTCCGATGATGATGGCTATCCGAAGCGACGTCCCAGCGTCATTGTGCATCAGCGTCAGCAATCGCTGTcacagcagccgctgctgccCGACTACATGAGTCCATCGCAGCTCTATCGCGATCAtctccagcagcaacaacaccagcaacagcagttgcaatCAGCACAACAATCCACACAACAGCAGTCGACATCGATTGGCAATGGTTTTAGCAGTAGATTTTTGAGCAGCATGCGTCTGACAGCAGCTGCCGagcagcaaccgttgctcGATACtggaggtggaggaggtggcacagttgctgctgctgctggcggaGGCGGAGCTGctgccgatgctgctgctgcctcgaCGGTGGGACCCGGCAATGATGGCGCTGGAGCAACGCTTTGCAAATCGGCAGGACGTGCTCTAATACGCATGATATCCTCGGCACCCGGTCAGGATGAGGACGAGGACTTTGATATCATGGGCAAGGtgactcacacactcacacacacacacacaatacaataCACACCCACTCAGTAGTCGACATGTTGCAACATTTGTCGACAAATCCGCataaaatttatcaatttgcaTTACAAAAAACGGCGACAACAAAAGACCAggcgccaacaacaaccaaaaatttataagtatttataaggagctaaagctaaagctaaaggaGCTGCCAAGTCTACGAAAATCGTATTCAAAGCATTTTTACCTGAGCcgcaaattgatttatatatgtattaagtattatttggcagcctgtctgtctgtctgtctgtccgtttgaCTGACAATTTTACGACTCCTTTTGCAGGGAGCATTTTTTTATGGCATTGCCGTTGATGCGCGATTACAATGGGATTTGCATAAGAAGCTCAAAAATAAAGtcataaaattcaataaagtgCAAAGTGACAAAAGAGGAAATTAAATGCTCTTCCCTTTTGCcattgtctgtgtgtgatGCTTTGCTTGTTCACAGTTTTAATTTCTCTGGGCACAGAGTCACTTTAGTTTAGTTCGCTGTGTGGCACGTGTccttgcaacaacaataaaaacaacgaaTGGAACACAAATGGAGGCCAACCAGCTGCCAAGTTGCTGCCTTATGCTTTTCATTAGCGCAATTCACTTGAATTATGACAAATGCCTCGCCTCGGCTGCGACTTCCTTCTGCACGCAGCTGcagacataaaaaaaatatactatatataaatatgaataaaaaaaatataaaacaagttGTTGGAGTCTAAAAGCGGCGTTCAAATACACTTTAATTGGAGTAGAAGAATTGTATTAGAAAAAAGAAAGCGTTAAAGTCAAGGGAACTTAAATTGTTGTGAATGTTAAGAAAAGAGTTTAAGCAgtaaattcacaaattttgtGGCATACTGAGATGAAGATAAGCCATTAATCATTGGTAAAAGTTCAGCTGACAATCAGAAcagaatttgttaattaacaAGTTAATAGAAAACCAATTTCCTAGCTCAACTTAACAACCAAATCACAGTCATCATCTCCGCTTCAATCTCAACTTTAAAATCATTAGACTCAATCCTAGACGAAAGAGTATAAGAATAAGAAGTATAACAgctgcatatttaaattattcgcTTTTTTTATACGCATATTTAAAGCGTAGTTTTTGCGCTGCAAACAAAAGTCCTGGgtagtaaaaatatttgcatgagttgccagttgccagatGCCAGCATTAAAAGTACCATTTATTATATACGTAGAGAGATCtgcatataaatacatatttatacaagTGTGTATCTAGCATTAAATGGCAAAGTTTTTGCGGCTCTTTGgtaatttgaaatatgcaaataacttGGCCTATTTGTTGAGGCGCACAATTAGCTGTGGCTGATAGACTCGACTGGGGAAGGTGTCTCCTTCCTCCCCTCTGCTCCCCACAATAACAATGTTGTGCATCTTTTAGCAGCTCTTAATTAAGTAGTTAATGCTAATTTCAATGGGAACAACCGCTTGAATAAGATTTATATGAGCTACCCTTGTCACTTATGATTTATACAATTAATTCAGCTTGTGGCGGAGCTTAATAAAATGTAGCTTAGCTTGTGAGCATAAACGGATTTCATTTACTATGAGCAATGACgcaatttgatttcaaattcagTTTAACAGAGTTGTTAATATGTTAAACTATAAATGTTAAAAGACTGTAACTACAAGCAAATTGTTTTGGGGTTTTAACAGTCATTAGAAATTGTAATATGTTCATAAGAATAATTAAAGCTTTACCCTAGTAATACTTATTCCTAATTATCagctttaaaatgttaaaagacTGCAACGTATAACATCTTATAAATTGAAGTAACTTAATCAAGAAGGATCATTAAATTTAGCATCTTTGAGAAACTGTACATTTGagtgataaaataaaatcaagtatAACACTAGTAATCCTTCTCGGTAATCTGCAATCTTCACAGCTGAAAAATGTTAACATACTGCAACGATTGGCAGCTGTTAAAGTTTAgtaactttttaaatagcaaacTTTTTTTGTGAACTTAAGAAACTGTAAAATGTTGTATCTctttaatgataatataaaatcaaGTAAGTAATCCGTCTCcttaacaatttaattcgTATAAGCCCTCAATTTTGTGAAGTACGTTACGATTAGCAGTTGAAAAAGTTAAGTAATTGTACTAGCATCAACCATGTTTGAAAGTATAACAGTTGTTTTGGATTATAGAATAAAATCAAGTATAAGACTAGTATTCCATTTCCGGAACAATATGCAATCTTAATAGATGTTACATGCTAAAAGACTGTTGTGATTAGATTAGTAGCTGTTAAAGAGAAATATCATTATGAAGAATAATCATGCCACGAAAATTTAAGAGCTGCTAGAAAGAATAACATTTAaggaattaaataaaataaagtataccTCTAGTAATCCGATTccaaataattgaaatgctaGAAAGATTAGTGACTTTAAAAGTGTAGTAACTTTatgaacaacaataaacttGTTCTAAGAGCTTAACAACTGCTAGAAACTGTAACATTTCAATAGTCAGTCATCTCAGCAATTGACAATCTATCT encodes the following:
- the LOC133842943 gene encoding uncharacterized protein LOC133842943 isoform X1 gives rise to the protein MRRQQTRYRSDSIAASSSGSGTGATRKPSLVTAPSLSSASPTRRESLVKPTWQHITPGQLPVKTLDKINGIASDDSDDDGYPKRRPSVIVHQRQQSLSQQPLLPDYMSPSQLYRDHLQQQQHQQQQLQSAQQSTQQQSTSIGNGFSSRFLSSMRLTAAAEQQPLLDTGGGGGGTVAAAAGGGGAAADAAAASTVGPGNDGAGATLCKSAGRALIRMISSAPGQDEDEDFDIMGKVIMLGDSGVGKTSLLIRFRDGRYVPSYFLSTVGIDFRNKVVVVDGTRVKLQIWDTAGQERFRSVTHAYYRDAHALLLLYDVTNKTTYDNIRAWLGEIREYAQEDVVIVLIGNKADCSSSERQVKREDGERLGREHNVPFMETSAKTGLNVELAFTAVARQLKSRGYEHGDDGKFNVHDFVRDNTKARSVCAQCRNM